One Bythopirellula goksoeyrii genomic window, ACTCCGTTGGTGATCGTGCGATAGACAATATCGCCGCCTCGCAGGAGACCGTGGCGGGCAGCTGCAATCGCGTAGCCAAGCATCAGCCCTAGCAGCCCCAACCCCAAGGCGACTAGCAGGAAACGCGGCAAAGCACCAATCGAACCGGCCCCGCCGCTCCAAAGCCACTGAAAATAGGGCAGAATTTCTTGTTCAAGAACCATGGTCGAATGAAATGGGCAAGCCAGGGGTTAAGAATCGAAAGGGAAAATTTGGATGCACGCCGGTCAAACTAAGTATCGCTCGTTACCGGCTCAACATTGGCTCGACGACCAGGCCTTGCTTCGCTATCTCGCACGATTGACAAGAATAATTCTTCTAATGTCGTACTGGGGTTGTCCATTTCCATCAACTCACCATGGTTACGAGAAATGACCTCGCGAATCTCATTCTGACATTCAGGCGACAAATTGCGAGCACGGATTTGTGTGACGTCTGCCACGGTCAATAGCGTGTCCACCCGGCCAAGTTCCTTTAACTCACCTTGATGTAGAATCGCTATGCGGTCACAGACATCTTGAACGTCAGCCAGCAGATGGCTGCACATCACTACAGTCTTTCCCTCACTCTTGAGCCGCAGGATCATGTCCTTCATCTCGCGGGTACCTATGGGATCGAGTCCACTCGTGGGTTCGTCGAGCAAGATCAATTCAGGGTCGTTGATTAATGCTTGGGCCAGGCCAATGCGGCGGGTCATACCCTTGGAATACTCCTGCAATTGACGCTTGCGAGCTTTGTCGAGCCCCACCATCTTGATCAGCGAATCAACTCGCTCTGAGCGTGTTGCGGCCGGCATGTCAAAAAGTCGGCCGTAGAAATCGAGCGTTTCTTCTGCATTGAGAAAGCGATACAGATACGATTCTTCGGGCAGGTAGCCGATCCGCTCATTCTTGCTGACGTCGGTCGATCGCTTGCCGAAGACAATTGCTTCTCCTTCGGTTGGAAACAACAATCCCAGGATGAGTTTAATCGTAGTGGTTTTCCCCGAGCCATTGGGCCCCAGGAGGCCAAACACCTCGCCACGATGAATCTCTAAGTCCAGGGGCTTGAGGGCCCGCACCTTTTGCCTGCCCCAAAAGTCACGATACACCTTGGAAAGTGCCCGCGTTTGGATAACTATGTCGTCGCTCATGGATTAGATCGTGGAAAAAATAGAGTAAATTTGAGAAAATGCAATAATCGACTGCTCAAGTTTGCTGTGCAAAAGCGCGACAGAACAACTCACTTAGGGTTACGACGCTGTAGGCAGCACAGTTCGCTAGGATTGCCAAAAACTTGGAGAAAACACGCCTTCCTCGGCTATCCACATTTGCGGCCTAACTTCGCTACAAAGCAAGTTGCCAGTATAAGTTACGACCTGCGTGGGAGCAACTGCCGAGCCAATAGCAACTAGTTCGCCGTGGATTGGTTTACTGCACGTTTTCTATGAGATTTTGCGAGACAGAAACATGGGGCAATCAGCTTGTATTTACTCCTTTTCCCCGCTACGCTGCCCAAAGGGCCGTCCACAGGCATTCTAAGCGAATAGTGAAGGGAATAAGCCCTCGATG contains:
- a CDS encoding ABC transporter ATP-binding protein; the encoded protein is MSDDIVIQTRALSKVYRDFWGRQKVRALKPLDLEIHRGEVFGLLGPNGSGKTTTIKLILGLLFPTEGEAIVFGKRSTDVSKNERIGYLPEESYLYRFLNAEETLDFYGRLFDMPAATRSERVDSLIKMVGLDKARKRQLQEYSKGMTRRIGLAQALINDPELILLDEPTSGLDPIGTREMKDMILRLKSEGKTVVMCSHLLADVQDVCDRIAILHQGELKELGRVDTLLTVADVTQIRARNLSPECQNEIREVISRNHGELMEMDNPSTTLEELFLSIVRDSEARPGRRANVEPVTSDT